A DNA window from Stenotrophomonas sp. 57 contains the following coding sequences:
- the hisD gene encoding histidinol dehydrogenase, with product MNRLIWSQLDEPARGAALTRPVQTVAQQTRDAVAALIAQVRAQGDDALREITARFDGVELVAFEVSETEFAAAEAAVPAELRQAMVEAAERITRFHEAGMGKGYAVETAPGVVCERMLRPIGRVGLYVPAGSAPLPSTALMLGVPAQLAGCPQVVLCTPPRADGTADPAVLVAARLTGVQRVFKLGGAQAIAAMAYGTDSIPACDKLFGPGNSFVTEAKQQVAQDGAAAIDMPAGPSEVLVIADAGANPAFVAADLLSQAEHGPDSQVLLLTDDAAMLAAVEAEVERQVAVLPRQQIARQALSASRLIQVDSLDEAFAISNRYAPEHLILALRDPRAWLDKVQAAGSVFLGDYTPEALGDYCSGTNHVLPTAGAARAYSGVSVASFQNLISVQSASAAGLAAIGACARVIASAEGLDAHERAVALRMEAAA from the coding sequence ATGAATCGTCTGATCTGGTCGCAACTTGACGAGCCCGCACGTGGCGCGGCACTGACCCGCCCAGTGCAGACCGTGGCGCAACAGACCCGCGACGCGGTGGCGGCGCTGATCGCGCAGGTGCGGGCGCAGGGCGACGACGCGCTGCGTGAGATCACCGCACGTTTCGACGGTGTCGAGCTGGTCGCCTTTGAAGTGTCCGAAACCGAGTTCGCGGCCGCCGAAGCGGCGGTGCCGGCCGAACTGCGCCAGGCGATGGTCGAAGCTGCCGAGCGCATCACGCGCTTCCATGAGGCCGGCATGGGCAAGGGCTATGCGGTGGAGACTGCGCCCGGCGTGGTCTGCGAGCGCATGCTGCGGCCGATCGGCCGGGTCGGCCTGTACGTGCCAGCGGGCAGCGCGCCGCTGCCGTCCACTGCGTTGATGCTGGGCGTGCCGGCACAGCTGGCGGGTTGCCCGCAGGTGGTCCTGTGCACGCCGCCGCGCGCCGACGGCACGGCAGATCCTGCGGTACTGGTGGCCGCGCGGCTGACCGGCGTGCAGCGCGTGTTCAAGCTCGGCGGCGCGCAGGCGATTGCCGCGATGGCCTATGGCACCGACAGCATTCCCGCCTGCGACAAGCTGTTCGGGCCCGGCAACAGCTTCGTCACCGAAGCCAAGCAGCAGGTCGCACAGGATGGCGCCGCCGCCATCGACATGCCGGCAGGTCCGTCGGAAGTGCTGGTGATCGCCGATGCCGGTGCCAATCCGGCGTTCGTGGCGGCCGATCTTCTGTCGCAGGCCGAGCACGGCCCGGATTCGCAGGTGCTGCTGCTGACCGACGATGCGGCGATGCTGGCGGCGGTCGAGGCCGAAGTGGAGCGCCAGGTGGCCGTGCTGCCGCGCCAGCAGATCGCACGCCAGGCGCTGTCGGCCTCGCGCCTGATCCAGGTCGATTCGCTGGACGAAGCCTTCGCGATCAGCAACCGCTATGCGCCCGAGCACCTGATCCTGGCCCTGCGCGACCCGCGCGCATGGCTGGACAAGGTGCAGGCGGCCGGCTCGGTGTTCCTGGGGGATTACACCCCCGAAGCACTGGGCGACTACTGCAGCGGCACCAACCATGTGCTGCCGACCGCCGGTGCCGCGCGTGCCTACAGCGGCGTCAGCGTTGCCAGCTTCCAGAACCTGATCAGCGTGCAGAGCGCCAGCGCCGCCGGCCTGGCCGCGATCGGCGCCTGCGCGCGCGTCATCGCCAGTGCCGAGGGCCTCGACGCGCACGAACGTGCGGTCGCCCTGCGCATGGAGGCTGCCGCATGA
- the hisC gene encoding histidinol-phosphate transaminase has protein sequence MSTAIDDVLALVRPDLQAFAGYTSARSAAVQGEVWLNANESAWANPADGAGSSRRYPEPQPLALREGLAALYGVQPQQLLIGRGSDEAIDLLVRALCVPGRDGVLVTPPVFGMYAVCARLQGATLIEVPLVDSEDGLRADLDAVIDTATARNAKLVFLCAPSNPAGSDISLDEVERVVVALRGQALVVVDEAYVEYAQRPSATTLLAAHANLAVLRTLSKAHALAASRIGTLIAAPELIAVLRRCQAPYPVPTPCAELAVQALQPATLARTAERVATVIAERERLRVALPSLPGVRRVYASSGNYLLVRFSDAQAAFDALLAAGVVVRDQRAAPQLGDALRISIGSPEENDRVLAALSARRAAA, from the coding sequence ATGAGCACCGCCATTGATGACGTGCTGGCACTGGTGCGCCCGGACCTGCAGGCCTTTGCCGGCTACACCTCGGCGCGCAGTGCGGCGGTGCAGGGCGAGGTCTGGTTGAACGCCAATGAGTCGGCCTGGGCCAATCCCGCTGATGGTGCAGGCAGCAGCCGGCGCTATCCCGAACCACAGCCCTTGGCGCTGCGCGAAGGCCTGGCCGCACTGTATGGCGTGCAGCCGCAGCAGCTGCTGATCGGGCGCGGTAGTGACGAGGCCATCGATCTGCTGGTGCGCGCGCTGTGCGTGCCGGGCCGCGATGGCGTGCTGGTCACGCCGCCGGTGTTCGGCATGTACGCCGTCTGCGCACGCCTGCAAGGCGCCACACTGATTGAAGTGCCGCTCGTGGACAGCGAGGATGGCCTGCGTGCTGATCTGGATGCGGTGATCGACACCGCCACCGCGCGCAATGCCAAGCTGGTGTTCCTGTGTGCACCGTCGAACCCGGCCGGCAGCGATATCAGCCTGGACGAGGTAGAGCGCGTGGTGGTGGCGTTGCGCGGGCAGGCACTGGTGGTGGTGGACGAGGCCTACGTCGAGTACGCGCAGCGTCCGTCGGCAACCACGCTGCTGGCTGCGCACGCCAACCTTGCGGTACTGCGCACGCTGTCGAAGGCGCACGCGCTTGCCGCCTCGCGCATCGGTACCCTGATCGCAGCTCCGGAACTGATTGCCGTGCTGCGCCGCTGCCAGGCGCCGTACCCGGTGCCGACGCCCTGTGCGGAACTGGCGGTGCAGGCGCTGCAACCGGCCACACTGGCACGCACCGCTGAGCGCGTGGCGACGGTCATCGCCGAGCGCGAGCGGCTGCGCGTAGCGTTGCCCAGCCTGCCCGGCGTGCGCCGCGTGTATGCCTCGTCCGGCAACTACCTGCTGGTTCGCTTCAGCGATGCGCAGGCCGCATTCGATGCACTGCTGGCGGCTGGCGTGGTGGTGCGTGACCAGCGCGCCGCGCCGCAGCTGGGCGATGCCCTGCGCATCAGCATCGGCAGCCCCGAAGAAAACGACCGCGTGCTTGCGGCCCTGTCGGCGCGGAGGGCCGCAGCATGA
- the hisB gene encoding bifunctional histidinol-phosphatase/imidazoleglycerol-phosphate dehydratase HisB: protein MTPILFIDRDGTLIEEPADFQIDAYEKLRFVPQVIPALLKLRDAGYQFVIVTNQDGLGSESYPRASFDGPNDLMLQIFESQGIRFRDVLIDCSWPQDNAPTRKPGIGLMTAYLQDRSIDWARSGMVGDRLTDLQFADNLNIRGFQLRTEQFGGEWDWAGIAHALADAPRTAVVQRNTKETKIHVELDLDRAGDANIHTGLPFFDHMLEQIGKHGGFALDIRAEGDLHIDEHHTIEDTGLALGQALREALGDKRGIGRYGFTLPMDESLASAALDFSGRPYFVFEGEFKRERVGDMPTELVPHFFRSLCDASGLNLNLQVRGDNDHHKVEACFKALARALRPALARQGTALPTTKGAL from the coding sequence ATGACCCCGATCCTGTTCATCGATCGCGACGGCACCCTCATCGAGGAGCCGGCCGATTTCCAGATCGACGCCTACGAAAAGCTGCGCTTCGTGCCGCAGGTGATCCCGGCCCTGCTGAAGCTGCGCGATGCCGGCTACCAGTTCGTGATCGTCACCAACCAGGATGGCCTGGGCAGCGAAAGCTACCCGCGCGCCAGCTTCGATGGCCCCAACGACCTGATGCTGCAGATCTTCGAAAGCCAGGGCATCCGCTTCCGTGACGTGCTGATCGACTGCAGTTGGCCGCAGGACAATGCACCCACGCGCAAGCCGGGCATCGGGCTGATGACAGCCTACCTGCAGGACCGCAGCATCGACTGGGCGCGCTCCGGCATGGTCGGCGATCGCCTCACCGACCTGCAGTTCGCCGATAACCTCAACATCCGGGGTTTCCAGCTGCGCACCGAACAGTTCGGCGGCGAGTGGGATTGGGCCGGTATCGCCCATGCCCTGGCCGATGCACCGCGTACTGCCGTGGTCCAGCGCAACACCAAGGAGACGAAGATCCACGTCGAACTGGACCTGGACCGTGCCGGCGATGCCAACATCCACACCGGCCTGCCGTTCTTCGACCATATGCTGGAGCAGATCGGCAAGCACGGCGGCTTCGCCCTGGACATCCGGGCCGAGGGCGACCTGCATATCGACGAGCACCACACCATCGAGGACACCGGGCTGGCCCTGGGCCAGGCCCTGCGCGAAGCGCTGGGTGACAAGCGCGGCATCGGCCGCTATGGCTTCACCCTGCCGATGGACGAGTCCCTGGCCAGCGCTGCGCTGGATTTCAGCGGCCGGCCGTATTTCGTGTTCGAAGGCGAGTTCAAGCGCGAGCGGGTGGGCGACATGCCGACCGAGCTGGTGCCGCACTTCTTCCGTTCGCTGTGCGATGCCAGCGGGTTGAACCTCAACCTGCAGGTACGCGGTGACAACGACCATCACAAGGTGGAGGCCTGCTTCAAGGCGTTGGCGCGCGCGCTGCGGCCGGCGTTGGCCCGGCAGGGCACGGCGTTGCCGACCACCAAGGGGGCGCTGTGA
- the hisH gene encoding imidazole glycerol phosphate synthase subunit HisH: MSDVALIDAGGANLGSVRYALERLGASVRLVRDADGLVGAQRVILPGVGAAGPGMQRLHAQGLVEPLQRLEVPLMGICLGMQLLFERSEEAGVETLGLIPGVVRKLVPACGIRVPHMGWNRLLPLRESRLLRGVPERASAYFVHSYAAPLNTHTVAACDHGGLFSAVVEQGRYYGAQFHPERSGETGSLMLRNFLEGTAA; the protein is encoded by the coding sequence GTGAGTGACGTTGCGCTGATCGACGCGGGCGGTGCCAATCTTGGTTCGGTGCGCTATGCGCTTGAACGCCTCGGCGCCAGCGTTCGGCTGGTGCGCGATGCCGATGGGCTGGTTGGCGCGCAGCGGGTGATCCTGCCCGGCGTCGGCGCGGCGGGTCCCGGTATGCAGCGTCTGCACGCGCAGGGCCTGGTCGAGCCGTTGCAACGGCTGGAAGTGCCGCTGATGGGGATCTGCCTCGGCATGCAGCTGCTGTTCGAACGCTCCGAGGAAGCGGGCGTGGAGACACTGGGGCTGATTCCCGGCGTGGTGCGCAAGCTGGTGCCGGCCTGCGGCATCCGCGTGCCGCACATGGGCTGGAACCGGCTGTTGCCGCTGCGCGAATCGCGGCTGCTGCGCGGCGTACCGGAGCGCGCCAGCGCCTATTTCGTGCACAGCTATGCGGCGCCGCTCAATACCCACACCGTCGCAGCCTGCGATCACGGCGGCCTGTTCAGTGCCGTGGTGGAGCAGGGGCGCTACTACGGCGCACAGTTCCACCCCGAGCGCTCCGGCGAGACCGGCTCGCTGATGCTTCGCAATTTCCTCGAGGGCACCGCTGCATGA
- the hisA gene encoding 1-(5-phosphoribosyl)-5-[(5-phosphoribosylamino)methylideneamino]imidazole-4-carboxamide isomerase, giving the protein MSFIVYPALDIRDGRVVRLRQGDYAQETSYGDDPLPRAQAFAAQGAQWMHLVDLDAARAGGYTLAPLLASIRAQTPLQVQTGGGVRGRDDVARILDGGAARVVVGSLAVRRPDEVVGWLEEFGAERITIALDARQDAQGQWQLPVHGWTESAGVTLDDLALRYARAGMRHLLCTDIARDGMLAGPNISLYQHLSALLPGVAVQASGGIRDVADVAEARSAGCGGAILGKALLEQRMDLAEALAC; this is encoded by the coding sequence ATGAGTTTCATCGTCTACCCCGCGCTGGATATCCGCGATGGCCGCGTGGTGCGGCTGCGCCAGGGCGACTACGCGCAGGAAACCTCGTATGGCGACGACCCCCTGCCGCGCGCGCAGGCCTTTGCTGCGCAGGGCGCGCAGTGGATGCACCTGGTGGACCTGGATGCCGCACGTGCCGGTGGCTACACGCTGGCGCCGCTGTTGGCATCCATTCGTGCACAGACCCCGTTGCAGGTTCAGACCGGCGGTGGCGTGCGCGGCCGCGACGACGTGGCGCGCATCCTCGATGGCGGCGCCGCCCGCGTGGTGGTCGGTTCGCTGGCAGTACGTCGCCCCGACGAAGTGGTCGGCTGGCTGGAGGAGTTCGGTGCCGAGCGCATCACCATTGCGCTGGATGCCCGCCAGGATGCGCAGGGCCAATGGCAGCTGCCTGTGCACGGCTGGACCGAGAGCGCCGGGGTGACGCTGGACGACCTCGCCCTCCGCTACGCGCGCGCCGGCATGCGCCACCTGCTGTGCACCGACATCGCCCGTGACGGCATGCTGGCCGGGCCCAACATCAGCCTTTACCAGCACCTGTCGGCACTGCTGCCGGGCGTGGCGGTGCAGGCTTCTGGCGGCATTCGTGACGTGGCCGATGTTGCCGAAGCGCGAAGTGCGGGCTGCGGCGGTGCGATCCTCGGCAAGGCGCTGCTGGAACAGCGCATGGACCTGGCGGAGGCGCTGGCATGTTGA
- the hisF gene encoding imidazole glycerol phosphate synthase subunit HisF produces the protein MLSRRIIPCLDVRAGRVVKGVRFRDHVDMGDIAELAQRYRDQGADELVFYDIGASPEARSVDVAWIERIARLIDIPFCVAGGIDSVETARRVLFAGADKVSINSPALGRPELITELADEFGVQCVVVGVDSVREPDGQWRVRRFSGDPDKTQAVALRTLDWIVEAQRRGAGEIVLNCMDSDGVRRGYDVVQLQQARALCQVPLIASGGAGAMEHFAEAFDQADVDGALAASVFHSGAIAIPELKRYLRGQQIEVRDVY, from the coding sequence ATGTTGAGCCGCCGCATCATTCCCTGCCTGGACGTGCGCGCTGGCCGCGTGGTCAAGGGCGTGCGTTTCCGTGACCATGTCGACATGGGCGACATCGCCGAGCTGGCGCAGCGCTACCGCGACCAGGGCGCCGACGAGCTGGTGTTCTATGACATCGGCGCCAGCCCCGAGGCACGTTCGGTGGACGTGGCCTGGATCGAGCGCATCGCACGGCTGATTGATATCCCGTTCTGCGTGGCCGGTGGCATCGACAGCGTGGAGACCGCCCGGCGCGTGCTGTTTGCCGGTGCCGACAAGGTGTCGATCAACTCGCCCGCGCTGGGGCGCCCGGAACTGATCACCGAGCTGGCCGACGAGTTCGGCGTACAGTGCGTGGTGGTGGGCGTCGATTCGGTGCGCGAGCCCGATGGGCAATGGCGGGTGCGCCGCTTCAGCGGTGACCCGGACAAGACCCAGGCAGTGGCGTTGCGTACCCTGGACTGGATCGTCGAAGCGCAGCGCCGTGGTGCCGGCGAGATCGTATTGAACTGCATGGACAGCGACGGCGTGCGCCGTGGCTACGATGTCGTGCAGCTGCAGCAGGCGCGGGCATTGTGCCAGGTGCCGCTGATCGCCTCCGGCGGCGCCGGTGCGATGGAGCACTTCGCCGAAGCCTTCGACCAGGCCGATGTGGATGGCGCGCTGGCCGCCAGCGTGTTCCACAGCGGCGCCATCGCCATTCCGGAATTGAAGCGCTACCTGCGCGGGCAGCAGATCGAGGTGCGGGATGTCTATTGA
- the hisIE gene encoding bifunctional phosphoribosyl-AMP cyclohydrolase/phosphoribosyl-ATP diphosphatase HisIE: MSIEVKPSLDALQALDWSKGEGLLPAVVQDADTLQVLMLGYVSAESLAATLAIGHMTFFSRSKQRLWTKGEQSGNVLVVQSISVDCDADTLLVMARPAGPTCHTGAESCFDGAPKDFLGGLGQLVAMREAQRPPGSYTTSLFEGGIRRIAQKVGEEGVETALAAVAQDDEALLGEASDLLYHLLVLLRARGLSLEDARAVLEKRHR, encoded by the coding sequence ATGTCTATTGAAGTGAAGCCGTCACTGGATGCGCTGCAGGCGCTGGACTGGAGCAAGGGCGAAGGCCTGCTGCCTGCGGTGGTGCAGGATGCCGATACCCTGCAGGTGCTGATGCTGGGCTATGTGAGCGCCGAATCGCTGGCGGCGACCCTGGCCATCGGCCACATGACCTTCTTCAGCCGCAGCAAGCAGCGGCTGTGGACCAAGGGCGAGCAGTCCGGCAACGTGCTGGTGGTGCAGTCGATCAGCGTGGACTGCGATGCCGACACGCTGCTGGTGATGGCGCGCCCGGCCGGGCCGACCTGTCACACCGGTGCGGAGAGCTGCTTCGATGGCGCGCCGAAGGACTTCCTTGGCGGGCTGGGCCAGCTGGTGGCGATGCGCGAGGCGCAGCGGCCACCGGGCAGCTACACCACCAGCCTGTTCGAGGGCGGCATCCGCCGCATCGCGCAGAAGGTGGGCGAGGAGGGCGTGGAAACCGCCTTGGCGGCGGTGGCGCAGGATGACGAGGCGCTGCTCGGCGAGGCTTCGGACCTGCTGTACCACCTGCTGGTGCTGCTGCGCGCGCGCGGGCTGTCGTTGGAGGATGCGCGGGCGGTGCTGGAAAAGCGCCATCGTTGA
- a CDS encoding calcineurin-like phosphoesterase family protein: MKLPAAWLCCLLLTSPAWAADTVVTGKVYLERDGKPGRGATDPGLAGVQVSNGETIVKTAADGSYSLPVRDGQTVFVIKPDAYAFLKATDGLPSFWRHYRPNGSPALKYGGIAATSDVTRNWDFALQPDRHDSRRGFQMLVFTDSQTASLKDIGYYQQSIVAPLAGQTRARLGTTLGDIVNDDLTLYPAINKVTTSLGVPWFHVPGNHDLDFDAASDEHSLDSWRNIYGPDTYAVEEGGASFVFLDDVVYDPKARPKYVGGLREDQFAFLASYLKGLHKDRLLVLGMHIPLFDAAPGRETFRHADRQRLFDLLKDFRNVLVLSGHSHTQQHVYHGRTEGWNGDKPLHEYNVGANCGAFWSGVKDAAGVPDSTMSDGTPKGYALLDVAGNGSYRLQYRVAGKPASEQIGLHAPKVLRQGAYPAWGIYANVYMGEDASVVEYRVDGGAWQPMKQVSQPDPRLMVENVADDLAGSLRGYDRSPEATASPHLWRGALPTDLAVGSHKVEVRSTQPDGAVFTATSSYSLQTAQP, from the coding sequence ATGAAACTGCCTGCCGCCTGGCTGTGCTGCCTGTTGCTGACCTCGCCGGCCTGGGCCGCGGACACCGTGGTCACTGGCAAGGTCTATCTGGAGCGCGACGGCAAGCCGGGCCGCGGTGCCACCGATCCGGGGCTGGCCGGGGTGCAGGTCTCCAACGGCGAGACCATCGTCAAGACCGCCGCCGATGGCAGCTACAGCCTTCCGGTGCGTGACGGCCAGACCGTGTTCGTGATCAAGCCGGATGCCTACGCCTTCCTGAAAGCGACCGATGGCCTGCCGTCGTTCTGGCGCCACTACCGCCCGAACGGCTCGCCTGCGCTGAAGTACGGCGGCATCGCCGCGACCAGCGACGTCACCCGCAACTGGGATTTCGCGCTGCAGCCGGACCGCCATGACAGCCGCCGTGGTTTCCAGATGCTGGTGTTCACCGATTCGCAGACCGCCAGCCTGAAGGACATCGGCTACTACCAGCAGTCGATCGTGGCGCCGCTGGCCGGCCAGACCAGGGCGCGCCTGGGCACCACGCTGGGCGACATCGTCAACGACGATCTCACCCTGTATCCGGCGATCAACAAGGTCACCACCTCGCTGGGCGTGCCGTGGTTCCATGTGCCAGGCAACCACGACCTCGATTTCGACGCAGCCAGCGACGAGCATTCGCTGGACAGCTGGCGCAACATCTATGGCCCCGATACCTACGCGGTGGAAGAGGGCGGCGCCAGTTTCGTGTTCCTCGATGACGTGGTGTATGACCCGAAGGCCAGGCCGAAGTACGTTGGTGGCCTGCGCGAAGATCAGTTCGCCTTCCTCGCCAGCTACCTGAAGGGCCTGCACAAGGACCGCCTGCTGGTGCTGGGCATGCACATCCCGCTGTTCGACGCGGCGCCAGGGCGCGAGACCTTCCGCCATGCCGACCGCCAGCGCCTGTTCGACCTGCTCAAGGACTTCCGCAACGTGCTGGTGCTCAGTGGCCACAGCCACACCCAGCAGCACGTCTACCACGGCAGAACCGAAGGCTGGAACGGTGACAAGCCGCTGCACGAGTACAACGTCGGCGCCAACTGCGGCGCGTTCTGGTCGGGGGTCAAGGATGCCGCCGGCGTGCCGGACAGCACCATGAGTGATGGCACGCCGAAGGGCTATGCGCTGCTGGATGTCGCCGGCAATGGCAGCTACAGGCTGCAGTACCGTGTGGCAGGCAAGCCGGCCAGCGAGCAGATCGGCCTGCATGCACCGAAAGTGCTGCGCCAGGGCGCCTATCCGGCGTGGGGCATCTATGCCAACGTCTACATGGGCGAGGATGCCAGCGTGGTCGAGTACCGCGTCGACGGCGGCGCCTGGCAGCCGATGAAGCAGGTCAGCCAGCCCGATCCACGCCTGATGGTGGAGAACGTGGCCGACGATCTGGCTGGCAGCCTGCGCGGCTACGATCGTTCGCCGGAGGCCACCGCATCGCCTCACCTGTGGCGTGGCGCGCTGCCGACGGATCTGGCGGTGGGCAGCCACAAGGTCGAGGTACGCTCCACCCAGCCCGATGGCGCGGTGTTCACCGCCACCAGCAGCTACAGCCTGCAGACTGCCCAGCCCTGA
- a CDS encoding glucokinase, which yields MTIAAASPVSSDSARGGLPRSLVVADVGGTFARLALAETQPGQAPRLGSHRTYACAEHPGLAAILADFTAGLSQPVQTAVVAIAGLLDGDVLINSNLPWTVSLSATRAQSGLHELQLINDFEAVALAIPYLQPDTLVPLNGDADPAQAFPALVLGAGTGLGAALRFADGERPVLASEIGHASLGAGNALELQVLGKLLQRWPHVDNERVLSGSGLMNLYPCLCELRGSTPVWTSTEALIGAARSGEDALAVETLQVFCAWLGSLAGDAAIAVGARSVYLAGGISAHVQDFLADGRFRERFLNKGVLTEVLRQVPVWRVEHGQLGVLGAAVWHAARQPTHD from the coding sequence GTGACCATCGCAGCAGCGTCCCCGGTTTCCTCCGACTCCGCCCGCGGCGGTCTTCCGCGCAGTCTCGTTGTCGCCGATGTCGGCGGCACCTTCGCCCGCCTCGCCCTGGCGGAAACGCAACCCGGCCAGGCGCCGCGGCTGGGCAGCCATCGCACCTACGCGTGCGCCGAGCATCCCGGCCTGGCGGCGATCCTTGCTGATTTCACCGCAGGCCTCAGCCAGCCAGTGCAGACCGCGGTGGTGGCCATCGCCGGCCTGCTCGATGGCGATGTGCTGATCAATTCCAACCTGCCGTGGACGGTCTCGCTGTCGGCCACCCGCGCGCAGTCCGGTCTGCATGAGCTGCAGTTGATCAATGATTTCGAAGCGGTGGCGCTGGCCATCCCGTACCTGCAGCCGGACACCCTGGTGCCACTGAACGGCGACGCCGATCCGGCGCAGGCGTTCCCGGCACTGGTGCTGGGTGCCGGTACCGGCCTGGGCGCCGCGCTGCGTTTCGCTGATGGCGAGCGCCCGGTGCTGGCCAGCGAGATCGGCCATGCTTCCCTTGGCGCCGGCAACGCGCTTGAACTGCAGGTACTGGGCAAGCTGCTGCAGCGCTGGCCGCATGTGGACAACGAGCGTGTGCTGTCCGGCAGTGGCCTGATGAACCTGTATCCGTGCCTGTGCGAGCTGCGCGGGTCCACCCCGGTGTGGACCAGCACCGAGGCGCTGATCGGCGCCGCCCGCAGCGGCGAGGATGCGCTGGCCGTGGAGACGCTGCAGGTGTTCTGTGCCTGGCTGGGCAGCCTGGCGGGCGACGCAGCGATCGCCGTCGGTGCACGTTCGGTGTACCTGGCCGGCGGCATTTCCGCGCACGTGCAGGATTTCCTGGCCGACGGCCGCTTCCGTGAGCGCTTCCTCAACAAGGGCGTGCTGACCGAAGTGCTGCGCCAGGTGCCGGTGTGGCGCGTGGAACACGGCCAGCTGGGCGTGCTCGGCGCAGCGGTCTGGCACGCCGCACGGCAGCCCACGCACGACTGA
- a CDS encoding N(4)-(beta-N-acetylglucosaminyl)-L-asparaginase, translating to MVDRRQFLQAGALAAGMAALPGVQGRTQGGARVVSTWDFGVPANQAAWNVLAQGGSALDAVEAGARWAESELCNPTVGQCGNPDRDGVLSLDASIMDGDGRCGAVAALVDILHPVSVARKVMENSPHVLLVGDGAQQFAVQQGFERQHLLTPQAEAAWREWLKTEKYQPQINAERRGIPGNSDNHDTIGMLALDAKGHLAGACTTSGMAWKLHGRVGDSPIIGAGLYVDNDVGAATASGVGEEMIRNAASFLVVELMRQGRSPAQACREAIVRVVRKRPEASRTLQVCFLAMNKQGEVGAYALHRGFVYAVCDAQRQDDLRDSPSIYTSTQA from the coding sequence ATGGTGGATCGCAGGCAGTTCCTGCAGGCCGGTGCACTGGCCGCAGGCATGGCGGCTTTGCCGGGCGTGCAGGGACGCACGCAGGGTGGGGCCCGGGTGGTCTCCACCTGGGACTTCGGCGTACCGGCCAACCAGGCCGCATGGAACGTGCTGGCGCAGGGTGGCAGCGCGCTGGACGCGGTGGAAGCGGGCGCACGCTGGGCCGAGAGCGAGCTGTGCAACCCCACCGTCGGCCAGTGCGGCAATCCGGATCGCGACGGCGTGCTGAGCTTGGATGCCAGCATCATGGATGGCGATGGCCGCTGTGGCGCGGTGGCCGCGCTGGTCGACATCCTGCATCCGGTGTCCGTGGCCCGCAAAGTCATGGAGAACAGCCCGCATGTACTTCTGGTGGGCGACGGCGCGCAGCAGTTCGCGGTGCAGCAGGGCTTCGAACGCCAGCACCTGCTGACGCCGCAGGCCGAGGCGGCCTGGCGCGAGTGGCTGAAGACCGAGAAGTACCAGCCGCAGATCAATGCCGAGCGCCGTGGTATTCCCGGCAACAGCGACAACCACGACACCATCGGCATGCTGGCACTGGATGCCAAGGGCCATCTGGCCGGTGCCTGCACCACCAGTGGCATGGCGTGGAAACTGCACGGTCGCGTTGGCGACAGCCCGATCATCGGTGCCGGCCTCTACGTCGACAACGACGTCGGTGCAGCCACTGCCTCGGGCGTGGGCGAGGAGATGATCCGCAACGCCGCCTCGTTCCTGGTGGTCGAACTGATGCGCCAGGGGCGCTCGCCGGCGCAGGCCTGCCGCGAAGCGATCGTCCGCGTGGTGCGCAAGCGCCCGGAAGCGAGCAGAACGTTGCAGGTGTGCTTCCTGGCCATGAACAAGCAGGGCGAGGTGGGCGCCTACGCGCTGCATCGCGGTTTCGTCTACGCCGTGTGCGATGCGCAGCGCCAGGATGACCTGCGCGACTCGCCGTCGATCTACACGAGCACCCAGGCGTGA